In the Mesorhizobium sp. M1D.F.Ca.ET.043.01.1.1 genome, CATGGTGACCGCACGCGCCAAGGGACTTACCAACGGTCAGATGCTGATGCGCCATGCATTTCGTAACGCAATGCTGCCGCTCGTGACCTTGATTACTCTCAATCTTGGCTACGTGGTCGCTGGTGCGATCACCGTCGAAGCCGTCTTCGCCTGGCCGGGAATTGGTGGTCTCACGGTCGAAGCGCTCAACGCGCGGGACTACCCAGTTCTTCAAGGGATATTCCTGTTGCTTGGTGTATCGATCGTTGTCGCGAACCTCCTAGCCGATCTTGCCTACGGCATTCTTGATCCGCGAATCCGGCAATGAGTGAAAGTATCGTGCGATATTCCTCGCGTAGCCGGGCGAGAGCGATCAAGAGCTTTCTATCCAATCTTCTTGGTCACGCCGGGGCTCAGCTCGGCCTGTTGTGTCTGGTGTTTTTCCTTGTCCTCTCTGCTGTGCCCAATATCCTCGTAGGTCCACTTGAGACCGTAGCCACCGCAACTGGTGATTTCCTCGTTCCACCATCAAGCCAGCATCTGCTGGGGACCGATGAGGTGGGGCGTGACGTGCTCAATCTGGTCGTCCATGGTGCCCGGATATCGCTCACGATCGCGCTGCTGGCGACCGTCATCAGCCTCGTCGTCGGCACTACGGTTGGTATCATTGCTGGCTACTACGGTGGCAGAGTTGACGTCTGGCTGATGCGGCTGACGGATTTCTTTTTCGTCATGCCGTCCTTCGTCCTTGCGCTGGTCATCACACCCGTGGTGCTCGAAGTAATGGGGCGGGGCAGAGAAATCCTCGGCTTCCGTCCTTCCCTCTTCGTGATCCTTGTCGTCATCGGCATAACAAGCTGGGCGTTTGTCGCCCGTATCGTTCGCAGTCAGACACTATCGCTTAAGGAGCGAACATTCATTGATCGCGCACGAGTTGTGGGCAGCAGCAATTTGAGCATCATGGTGCGGCATATCCTCCCCAATCTCGTTCCGCAAATCGCAGCGAATGGTGCGCTGGTCGTCGCTGGCGCAATCTATGTCGAGACGTCGCTCTCGTTCCTCGGGCTTGGCGACCCATTGCAGCCTTCATGGGGCACTTTGCTTTCGCTCGCTCAGCGCGCCGGTGCGGCCAGTACCGGAGCTTGGTGGTACCTCGGCGCCCCCGGGCTGTGCGCCCTCGCGGTTTCCCTTAGCTTCGTCCTGGTCGGCAATGCCCTCGACGACACGTTCAATCCACGGCAGAGGGTGATCCCATGACAAACCTCTCCCAAGACAAGGCATCGCTTTTGGAAGTCGACGGGCTTTCTGTTGAGTATCGGCTCAAGGGCGTTTCATTGCGAGCGATCGACCGCGTGAGCTTCGCGCTCCAGGCTGGAGAGGCCGTTGGCCTCGTCGGTGAATCGGGCAGTGGCAAGACTACCACCGCCATGGCGATCGCTGGTCTACTATCGCCCAATGCACGGGTCAGCGGCGGCCAAGTGCGCTATCGTGGTAACCTGCTGTCGATCGACAATGATGCGGCGATGCGGCCACATCGCTGGACCGAGACGTCCGTCGTTTTCCAGGGCGCGATGAATGCGCTCAATCCCGTTCACCGCATTATCAAGCAAATCGCCGAGCCATGCATCCTGAAGCTCGGCATGTCGCGTGCCGAGGCGACCGCGCGGGCACGGGAGGTTCTAGAACTCGTCGGCATTCCGACGGATCGCGGCACTGCCTATCCCCACGAGTTGTCGGGCGGTATGCGTCAAAGAGTGATGATTGCCATGGCGCTCGCATGTCGCCCCTCGATCATCATCGGTGACGAGCCGACCACGGCGCTCGACGTCATCACACAGGCTCAGATCCTCAAGCTGTTGGGGAAGTTGCGATCGCAGCTTAACCTAGCGCTCATTTTAATCACCCACGACCTGTCTGTCGTCGCTGAGTCGTGTGATCGCGTGATGATCATGTACGCCGGCCGGATAGTCGAGGATGGAACCGTCGCGGAGATCTTCGCTAAGCCCAAACATCCCTACACTCGCCTGCTGATCGAATCGATCCCCAACCCGGCGAGCGGCATACGGATAATTCGCCCTATCCCCGGTGATCCTCCCAACTTAATGAATCGACCGTCAGGCTGCGCCTTCCATCCACGTTGCCCGTCAGCAACGGGGGTCTGCACGACCGAAGTTCCCAGCCTCGAAAAGTTCGGGTGGGGACGCGTCGCCTGTCACCTTCACCGTTCCTCGCAAGAAGGCAGGGTTGCAGTTCATGCCTGACACCTCCGACATCCTGAGTCTCGAGAGCCTGAAGGTCCATTTTCCTATCCAGGGCGGACTGTTCGACCGGGTCCTGGGGCGATCTGCCGGGGCGGTGCGTGCGGCGGATGGAGTCGACCTCAACATTGGACGAGGTGAAATCGTCGCCCTGGTTGGAGAATCCGGAAGCGGCAAGACGACAGTGGGCCGCGTCATCACCAAGCTAGCCCAGCCCACAGGAGGCAGGTTGCTGTTTGAGGGCCGCGATATGACGTCTGCAAAGGGCTTCTCGGCTCTGCGTCCCTACCGGCGACGCGTGCAAATGATCTTTCAGGATGCTTATCAGGCGCTCAACCCGCGACACACCGTGTTCGACAGTGTGGCAGAGCCGTTGCGCTCCCTGCGGCTGGTCAAGAACCATGCTCAACTCACAGAAAGGGTCAGCGAAGCGCTTTCGGCGGCCGGGCTCAATCCTCCCGGTGATTTCTTCGCCCGCTTCCCACACGAACTCTCCGGCGGCCAGCGCCAGCGCGTCGTGATTGCCGGAGCGCTTGCCGTGAAGCCGGAGCTCATCGTTGCCGACGAGCCCGTGTCGATGCTCGATGTATCGATACGCGCACAAATTCTTCAGGTCCTGGTTGACCTGCGCGCCAAGCACAACATGGCGCTACTGTTCATCACCCACGACCTGCCGCTCGCCTGGCTGATCGCCGACCGGATTGCAGTCTTATATCTTGGGAGATTGGTCGAGATCGGCAGCGCCGATGACATCACATTCAACCCCCGGCATCCCTATACGGTCGCGTTGCGCAACGCCACGCCGCAGATTCGCAGCGACGCAAGTCGCTTCGAGCTGCCGGCGTTGCAAGGAGAGGTTCCAAGCGCCGCACGCGTGCCGAAGGGCTGTCGTTTCCATCCTCGCTGCCCGCTTGCTTTCGACCGGTGCAAGGAGGAGGAGCCGCCGGCCATCGAAGTCGGGCCGCAGCATATGTCCGCATGCTGGCTGCCGACGTCAGGTGCGAAAGCAGAATTGTCGACACCCAACCTGAAAAGTGCCGACCATGGTTCCGTCTGACAGTAAGTAATAATAGGGCACTCGAAGCGCTATTCTGCCAGAACGGAATTAACGGATGTTGGTAATAACGCACCGTGGCTCGTTAAACGGTTTACACTATATCGCCTAGGAGCAACATTGATGCACAAACTGTCTGCTCGCGGACTGCCGCGCCAATTCCTTGCTCTTTTTTCCTGAGGGCCTTGTGATGGTAGACAAGCACCTGCAGCCACCGCTTCCTCGTTCCGAGGCACGGATCCGGGTCCTTCATGGCGACGTCACGATAGACTCGTATGGCTGGCTCAGGGACTGGGAGAATCCCGACGTCCGCGCGTATCTTGAAGCCGAGAACAGCTACGCGCAGCAAGCGACAGCCCACCTGGAAGGGCTCAAGGCGGAACTTATCGCCGAGATCGAAGGGCGTCACACCTGCGAGGGCGCCCCACCAACCTTCCAGGTTGGGCCTTTCGAGTACTTCGAAAGACACGGGCGGGGCCTGTCTCATCCTGCGTGGTGGCGCCGGCCGGTGACCGGAGGCTCGGCCGAGCTTGTTCTCGACCCGAACGCGATCCCGGGGGCCGAGATCTTCTATTCGCTCGGTGTCTTCGAGCCGAGTGACGACGGGCGTTACGTGGCGTTCAGCTTCGATGTCATCGGGGACGAGAACTTCGAGCTTAGGGTGCGGGACATAGAGACCGGCCATGACGTCTGGACGGGCTCGAGGCGGGCTGGGATGGTTACTTGGACCGCGGACGGCAACACGCTCTTTTTCACGCGGGAGCGGGCGGACCGGCGGCGGCAACGCCATGAGCTTATACGCCTGGACGTCAACGATTCGCACTCTGAGGTAGTGTTCGAGGAGGCGGACGAGCGACTGAACTTGCGGATTTGGCGCTCTGATAGCGGCGCCTGGCTGCTTTTGGACGTTATGGACAACGCCGGGGCGGTGGAGGTGTGGTGCCTTCCTGCCGACCAGCCGGGCGTTGGGTGGCGCCGGATTGTGGCGCGTGATCTTGGCCACCATGTCTTTGCCGAGCACTGGGGCGACAGGTTCTTGTTTCGGGTAAACGACGCTGGACCCTACTGGCGGCTCGTGTGTGCGCCGATAGGTGACCCGTCACCATCGTGCTGGGAGGAGGTCATCCCGCATCGAGCGGGCGTGACGCTTGAGGAGGTCCACGTGCTCGACCAGCACCTGGTTGTCCTGGAACGAGAGGGCCTTCGTCCTCGCCTCGTCTCGCATAACCGAAGCGGGGGGGTCGCCGCCACGATCGTTCCCGACGAGCCGAGCTGCACTCTTAAGGTCGGCTTGTCTGCAGGGGGTAGCTATTCGGTCGCACGGCATCCGTTCCGAAGCTCGAAGTTGGTCTACTCGGTTAGCTCATTCGTGACGCCCGACACGTTTGTAGAGCATGATCTCGCCGACGACCGATCGGCAGTCCTGTACCAGGCCCGCGTTCCCGGATATGACCCGGCTCAATACGTGGCGACGGTCGTCATGGCGCAGGCGGAAGACGGGGTGGATATACCAATTTCGCTCGTCGCGCGGCGCGATCGAACCACCCCAGGGCCGGTGTTATTGAATGTCTACGGCTGTTATGGAAAACCGAGATGGCCCTCGTTTTTCACTTGGCCCTCATCCATGACCAAACGTTTGAGCCTGCTCGATCGCGGAGTTGCTTTCGGCATCGTGCACGTACGGGGAGGCGGGGAGCTTGGACGTCCGTGGCACGAGGCGGCTACCCGCGATCGAAAACGTATCACCCACACAGATCTGATCGTCGCTGTCGAGGCGCTTGTTAGGCAGGGGGTCGCCACCGGCGACGGCATCGTCATTGAGGGAGCGAGCGCTGGCGGGGGTACCGTGCTTGCCACGGCCGACTTGCGGCCCGAC is a window encoding:
- a CDS encoding ABC transporter permease; amino-acid sequence: MSESIVRYSSRSRARAIKSFLSNLLGHAGAQLGLLCLVFFLVLSAVPNILVGPLETVATATGDFLVPPSSQHLLGTDEVGRDVLNLVVHGARISLTIALLATVISLVVGTTVGIIAGYYGGRVDVWLMRLTDFFFVMPSFVLALVITPVVLEVMGRGREILGFRPSLFVILVVIGITSWAFVARIVRSQTLSLKERTFIDRARVVGSSNLSIMVRHILPNLVPQIAANGALVVAGAIYVETSLSFLGLGDPLQPSWGTLLSLAQRAGAASTGAWWYLGAPGLCALAVSLSFVLVGNALDDTFNPRQRVIP
- a CDS encoding ABC transporter ATP-binding protein, with the protein product MPDTSDILSLESLKVHFPIQGGLFDRVLGRSAGAVRAADGVDLNIGRGEIVALVGESGSGKTTVGRVITKLAQPTGGRLLFEGRDMTSAKGFSALRPYRRRVQMIFQDAYQALNPRHTVFDSVAEPLRSLRLVKNHAQLTERVSEALSAAGLNPPGDFFARFPHELSGGQRQRVVIAGALAVKPELIVADEPVSMLDVSIRAQILQVLVDLRAKHNMALLFITHDLPLAWLIADRIAVLYLGRLVEIGSADDITFNPRHPYTVALRNATPQIRSDASRFELPALQGEVPSAARVPKGCRFHPRCPLAFDRCKEEEPPAIEVGPQHMSACWLPTSGAKAELSTPNLKSADHGSV
- a CDS encoding S9 family peptidase → MVDKHLQPPLPRSEARIRVLHGDVTIDSYGWLRDWENPDVRAYLEAENSYAQQATAHLEGLKAELIAEIEGRHTCEGAPPTFQVGPFEYFERHGRGLSHPAWWRRPVTGGSAELVLDPNAIPGAEIFYSLGVFEPSDDGRYVAFSFDVIGDENFELRVRDIETGHDVWTGSRRAGMVTWTADGNTLFFTRERADRRRQRHELIRLDVNDSHSEVVFEEADERLNLRIWRSDSGAWLLLDVMDNAGAVEVWCLPADQPGVGWRRIVARDLGHHVFAEHWGDRFLFRVNDAGPYWRLVCAPIGDPSPSCWEEVIPHRAGVTLEEVHVLDQHLVVLEREGLRPRLVSHNRSGGVAATIVPDEPSCTLKVGLSAGGSYSVARHPFRSSKLVYSVSSFVTPDTFVEHDLADDRSAVLYQARVPGYDPAQYVATVVMAQAEDGVDIPISLVARRDRTTPGPVLLNVYGCYGKPRWPSFFTWPSSMTKRLSLLDRGVAFGIVHVRGGGELGRPWHEAATRDRKRITHTDLIVAVEALVRQGVATGDGIVIEGASAGGGTVLATADLRPDLFRAVLAEVPLADIIDTELDFTMPYALPEIAEYGDPHIADEYRHLRSYDPYYNLSADRPRPPTYVDAALDDSQVLYYQPARYVAQRRSFTAGRDPGLVFHMRMVGGHGGASHGPSVAEEAALRMAWILDQVRCSGN
- a CDS encoding ABC transporter ATP-binding protein, which produces MTNLSQDKASLLEVDGLSVEYRLKGVSLRAIDRVSFALQAGEAVGLVGESGSGKTTTAMAIAGLLSPNARVSGGQVRYRGNLLSIDNDAAMRPHRWTETSVVFQGAMNALNPVHRIIKQIAEPCILKLGMSRAEATARAREVLELVGIPTDRGTAYPHELSGGMRQRVMIAMALACRPSIIIGDEPTTALDVITQAQILKLLGKLRSQLNLALILITHDLSVVAESCDRVMIMYAGRIVEDGTVAEIFAKPKHPYTRLLIESIPNPASGIRIIRPIPGDPPNLMNRPSGCAFHPRCPSATGVCTTEVPSLEKFGWGRVACHLHRSSQEGRVAVHA